DNA from Megalopta genalis isolate 19385.01 chromosome 15, iyMegGena1_principal, whole genome shotgun sequence:
AAGAAGCTGATAGCTGTTCCTTGTACTGTGTCGATTTCTTAAGACACAATGAAATACTTACAGGAAATCTTAGGGGTCACATGAAAGTATGGGACTTGAGAAACAATCAGGATTTTCCTGCAACAACATTCATGCTCTCAGAGCAAGCAAAAGTATGGATACTCTTATCCATATAAAGTTGGACCATTGtatgttaataaaatattaaaatttaccgTAGACAGAAGCCACGAGTATCGCGCATCATCCAACACAGAGGCATATTGTTGTTGCCGGTGGTGGTGACGGTAGCTTAACAGTGTGGGATTTGAGACACAATACATATCCAATGTCTCAACTCAATGCTCACGCCAAGGCTGTTAGCGAAATTCTCTTTCACCCTGATAGACCAGAAAACTTATTTTCCTGTTCAAATAGCGGCGAACTGTGGCACTGGAATAACACTCAACACTCAAAATTGAGTCTTGGTAAAACTTGAATATTAAAAACTTTAAATATTATGTGATTAGGAATTTTATTGCGACATATTAATGTGCTATTTGCTTTAGATCCTACAAATACACATTGGTTAAATACAATCGGGGCAAATTGCAGAATAAATGTAACATCGCTCTGCAGCACTATGCACAAACCAATAAACAGTATTGACATAAACAGATCAACCCTACTATTTGGATGTGACAACGAAGCTATGTACATTATCCGAAATATACCTCTTTAATAGCTAGACAATTTTAATCGCACATTTCTACTTGTAATATACCGAAAAATAAATATGTTTTTTAATCTACATTCATTGATTCCCATAAACAAGTGACCTCGTCGATAAAATAGATTAATCTTAATTATATCAATTAATCAAATTGGAAATTTTAATCGAATAGAGTTCGAACCTATTTGAATGTAGAATTGCGTGATGATATTTACCATTTTAAATTAAGCGCGTAGAAAGATATATTGTTACGCCATAATTTTATAATGCTGAACACGCCATCTCTCGTCAATTCTTCCGAATACAATTACAGGAAGCTGTAGCCAGTTTGCCATTTTGTGACGCCGTGTATCGAAGTTCGTAAACAGATTTTGCTTTTCTTGCCTACGAACTGACAAGAATTATGTCAAAACGGAGGATCGAGGTTGTGGATCCGTATGTTAAACGGAAAGCGTGAGTGATTTACCATACGTACAATCGTGGAATTTGGAAAACTTGTCAAAATATCTTGCCATGTGCATTGTTACAAGTTTTTCCAATGCTATCAGAAATTTTGTTCAACGATTCTTGTACGTTCCAAATAGCTTCTGTTAAAAGATCATATTGATCGTCAAGAGTAACGCGATAAAAGGTTTCTCTGGAATTTACGTCCCTAAATTGTATTGTAAATCTTTACTGTTGCTGTTGACTTGTTTGGTCAACTCAGGTGTAAAGGTTCTCAACTGAATTTCCTTTCCTGTGATTCACTGTTACCGTTAATAATGTGATAGAAAATATTCATTCTGAGTGATTTAATCAACGATTCTATAGATCGTCTACGCATAGAATCATCAATTATAATCATATAGGAATGACATTTCGTCAAAAATTGAAATACCATTGTTTTCCAAAAATCTGATTCTTATAACCAATTGAGTGTTCTCAACCTTCGTTGTCTAATTTCTTTTAAAACttgttaaatatttatctaCGTATTTATTATGTCACAGAGATGGCTCAACATCCAATAGCACAACCATACCCTCAGCAGCACCAAAAAGTCAGGTTCAATTGAACCCTTACACTGGTTTGCCTTATACACCAAGATTTCATGAGTTTTATAAAAAGCGGATCACCTTGCCAGTGTTCGAGTATCGTGCTGATTTTATGAGGTTATTGTCTCAGCATCAGTGTATTGTACTCGTTGGTGAAACAGGATCAGGTAAAACAACACAAATACCACAATGGTGTGTGGAATATTCAAAGTGTATGGGCATCAAAGGAGTTGCTTGTACACAACCAAGAAGAGTGGCAGCTATGTCTGTTGCACAAAGAGTCTCAGAGGAAATGGATGTTGCATTAGGTAAATTAGCTACAGCACAGTTTGTTCAAAACTATAGCTTATCATTAATGTGGATTTTATAGTTTCCTGAATTATGAATTATTTTCATCAGGTCAGGAAGTCGGATATAGTATCCGTTTTGAAGATTGCAGTACTCCAAAAACTGTATTGAAGTATATGACTGATGGTATGCTTCTTCGTGAAGGGATGTCAGATCCAATGCTTGAGGCCTACCAAGTGATTCTATTAGATGAAGCTCACGAAAGGACTTTAGCCACGGATTTATTGATGGGTGTGTTGAAAGAAGTGATTAAACAGAgaacagatttgaagcttgtGATTATGAGTGCAACATTAGATGCTGGGAAATTTCAACAGTATTTTGATAATGCACCTTTAATGAATGTACCTGGCAGAACGCATCCTGTTGAAATTTTTTATACACCTGAACCTGAAAGAGATTATTTAGAAGCAGCTATCAGGACTGTTACTCAGATACACATGTGTGAGGAGGTAGCAGGAGATTTGTTACTATTTTTAACTGGTCAAGAAGAGATCGAAGAAGCATGTAAGAGAATCAAAAgagaaatggataatttaggtACGGACGTAGGTGAACTAAAATGCATACCACTATATTCTACACTGCCCCCGAATCTCCAACAGAGAATATTCGAACCAGCACCACCCACAAAATCAAATGGTGCTATTGGTAGAAAAGTAGTAGTCTCAACTAATATTGCAGAAACATCATTAACTATCGACGGTGTCGTCTTTGTAATAGATCCCGGTTTCGCGAAACAGAAGGTAAATATTCACATACATCTTGTTTTGCTGTATTTCTTAACGTTTCCGTGCGAATATTGtcctataataataattatttttttaacaGGTATATAATCCCAGAATTCGTGTGGAATCCCTTCTAGTGTCACCTATTAGCAAAGCTTCTGCTCAACAAAGAGCGGGCAGAGCCGGTCGTACAAGACCTGGCAAATGTTTTCGACTATATACGGAAAAAGCATACAAGAACGAAATGCAAGAAAATACGTATCCTGAAATATTAAGATCAAATCTTGGCAGTGTTGTATTACAACTGAAAAAGCTTGGCATCGATGATTTAGTACGTGTAGGAAGATTATCTCATTCATCTAAATGAGGCAGATGTTATGATATGTTTTGTTATTGGTTGTAGGTTCACTTTGATTTCATGGATCCCCCTGCTCCAGAAACTCTCATGAGAGCTCTGGAACTT
Protein-coding regions in this window:
- the LOC143260615 gene encoding nucleoporin Nup43-like isoform X2, whose protein sequence is MTENVQGTFVSEKIAKIRWKHENFEEASNFLTGSWDDPVNKVTYWTFEVNDVGESYPAVVTSYAILGNVTEIKFISRDFFVVSSSVGTVRLLQIHENPYSQFKAHASWESLHKFKTSDYASCTALSTFEQDIVSVGEDGRINLLTAGQKKPVRVIEEADSCSLYCVDFLRHNEILTGNLRGHMKVWDLRNNQDFPATTFMLSEQAKTEATSIAHHPTQRHIVVAGGGDGSLTVWDLRHNTYPMSQLNAHAKAVSEILFHPDRPENLFSCSNSGELWHWNNTQHSKLSLDPTNTHWLNTIGANCRINVTSLCSTMHKPINSIDINRSTLLFGCDNEAMYIIRNIPL
- the LOC143260615 gene encoding nucleoporin Nup43-like isoform X1, coding for MTENVQGTFVSEKIAKIRWKHENFEEASNFLTGSWDDPVNKVTYWTFEVNDVGESYPAVVTSYAILGNVTEIKFISRDFFVVSSSVGTVRLLQIHENPYSQFKAHASWESLHKFNRTSDYASCTALSTFEQDIVSVGEDGRINLLTAGQKKPVRVIEEADSCSLYCVDFLRHNEILTGNLRGHMKVWDLRNNQDFPATTFMLSEQAKTEATSIAHHPTQRHIVVAGGGDGSLTVWDLRHNTYPMSQLNAHAKAVSEILFHPDRPENLFSCSNSGELWHWNNTQHSKLSLDPTNTHWLNTIGANCRINVTSLCSTMHKPINSIDINRSTLLFGCDNEAMYIIRNIPL
- the LOC117219691 gene encoding putative pre-mRNA-splicing factor ATP-dependent RNA helicase PRP1 translates to MSKRRIEVVDPYVKRKADGSTSNSTTIPSAAPKSQVQLNPYTGLPYTPRFHEFYKKRITLPVFEYRADFMRLLSQHQCIVLVGETGSGKTTQIPQWCVEYSKCMGIKGVACTQPRRVAAMSVAQRVSEEMDVALGQEVGYSIRFEDCSTPKTVLKYMTDGMLLREGMSDPMLEAYQVILLDEAHERTLATDLLMGVLKEVIKQRTDLKLVIMSATLDAGKFQQYFDNAPLMNVPGRTHPVEIFYTPEPERDYLEAAIRTVTQIHMCEEVAGDLLLFLTGQEEIEEACKRIKREMDNLGTDVGELKCIPLYSTLPPNLQQRIFEPAPPTKSNGAIGRKVVVSTNIAETSLTIDGVVFVIDPGFAKQKVYNPRIRVESLLVSPISKASAQQRAGRAGRTRPGKCFRLYTEKAYKNEMQENTYPEILRSNLGSVVLQLKKLGIDDLVHFDFMDPPAPETLMRALELLNYLAALDDDGNLTDLGAVMAEFPLDPQLAKMLIASCNHNCSNEILSITAMLSVPQCFVRPNESKKAADDAKMRFAHIDGDHLTLLNVYHAFKQNFEDPQWCYDNFVNYRSLKSGDNVRQQLSRIMDRFSLKRTSTDFTSKDYYINIRKALVNGFFMQVAHLERTGHYLTIKDNQIVQLHPSSCLDHKPEWVIYNEFVLTTKNYIRTVTDIKPDWLLKIAPQYYDLQNFPQCEAKRQLEVIQTKLDSKQYQEGF